One Succinispira mobilis DSM 6222 genomic window carries:
- the queD gene encoding 6-carboxytetrahydropterin synthase QueD, protein MILIKEFEFDAAHYLPEYHGKCENLHGHTYKLVVKLQGKPDAEGMIMDFIVLKQFVKEQVLSKLDHALLNNILPQPSAENIAVWVWQKLVDLVRKDNCQLYEIEVWETKTSGVVYKGEAL, encoded by the coding sequence ATGATTTTAATAAAAGAATTTGAATTTGATGCGGCACATTATTTACCAGAATATCATGGTAAGTGTGAGAATCTGCATGGACATACTTATAAGTTGGTAGTAAAGTTGCAAGGCAAACCAGATGCAGAAGGGATGATTATGGATTTTATTGTTTTGAAGCAATTTGTCAAAGAGCAAGTGCTAAGTAAGCTCGATCATGCGCTACTAAACAATATATTACCGCAACCGTCGGCCGAAAATATTGCTGTTTGGGTATGGCAAAAATTGGTCGATTTAGTTAGAAAAGATAATTGTCAATTATATGAAATTGAAGTTTGGGAAACAAAAACCAGTGGGGTTGTTTACAAGGGGGAGGCTCTGTAA
- the recG gene encoding ATP-dependent DNA helicase RecG, translated as MGLQDNVLKLKGIGAKRAQLLEKLAINTVSDLLKFYPKQSSYTFLENIVPLKTAENYQTALFLTNVVGIQNRQSRQRLKYTNIIVKDSSGYAEILLFASQTYQAKILKPGDNILIIAKAEWQHGKLTLKNAIINKHFNVEEFFGVLTKYKLVKGLTQKQLQQAIKSALQVYKKNYSESLPIKICKDFGLISLEQAIENIHFPQNRNLLQSAQYRLIFEELFFLQYSLFEQKQQQENKSSVVLNKNEYAKNLLKKLPFELTVAQKNVWQDIKNDFQAKKCMQRLIQGDVGSGKTIIAILTILTAVENGYQAVIIAPTEILARQHYNYFQTLLAEFALKIEFLSSSVLASKRTRILEELRNNKINILVGTHSILNEQVQFAKLALGIIDEQHRFGVLQRQCLLAKNQISTPHLLVMSATPIPRTLALALYGNLEVSRIESMPEGRKPVKTLLYTLEMRDKIYQGACRQLALGRQVYVVCPLIEGEDEEEEISSVLKTHKFLKEKYFSKYNCAILHGKLASKEKDKVMLGFITGEIQILISTTVIEVGINVPNASLMIIENAEFFGLAQLHQLRGRVGRGSEQSYCVLLSESSKQDSWERLELMVKYTDGFKLAEEDLRLRGAGEMLGEQQHGLSDFLMADIIRDSELILRISSYLQNNKDNLELFEALQKSKLNSFVTQEFFQRLN; from the coding sequence ATGGGTTTACAAGATAATGTACTTAAACTAAAGGGAATTGGCGCTAAACGTGCACAATTGCTTGAGAAATTAGCGATAAATACAGTAAGTGATTTACTTAAATTTTATCCGAAACAGAGCAGTTATACTTTTTTGGAAAATATTGTACCATTAAAAACGGCCGAGAATTATCAAACGGCCTTGTTTTTAACAAATGTGGTAGGAATACAAAATCGACAATCTAGACAAAGATTGAAATATACTAACATAATTGTAAAAGATAGCAGTGGTTATGCTGAAATATTATTATTTGCTAGTCAAACTTATCAGGCTAAAATATTAAAACCAGGTGATAATATTTTAATAATTGCTAAAGCTGAGTGGCAACACGGTAAATTGACTTTGAAAAATGCTATAATAAATAAGCATTTTAATGTTGAAGAATTCTTTGGCGTGTTAACTAAATATAAATTAGTTAAAGGTTTGACTCAAAAACAATTGCAGCAAGCCATAAAAAGTGCATTGCAAGTTTATAAAAAAAATTATTCCGAAAGTTTGCCAATAAAAATTTGTAAAGATTTTGGACTTATATCACTTGAACAGGCAATAGAAAATATTCACTTTCCACAAAATCGAAATTTGCTTCAGTCAGCTCAATATCGCTTAATTTTTGAAGAACTGTTTTTTTTACAATATAGTTTATTTGAACAAAAGCAACAACAGGAAAACAAAAGTAGTGTGGTTTTGAATAAAAACGAATATGCTAAAAACTTGTTAAAGAAACTTCCTTTTGAATTAACAGTGGCTCAAAAAAATGTTTGGCAAGATATAAAAAATGATTTTCAAGCAAAAAAATGTATGCAACGTCTAATTCAAGGTGATGTTGGCTCTGGCAAGACAATAATAGCTATTTTAACAATTTTAACAGCGGTAGAAAATGGTTATCAAGCGGTAATAATAGCACCAACGGAAATTTTAGCACGACAACACTATAACTATTTTCAAACTTTGCTGGCCGAATTTGCTTTGAAAATTGAATTTTTGTCAAGTTCGGTTTTGGCGTCTAAACGTACTAGAATTTTAGAAGAATTAAGGAATAACAAAATTAATATTTTAGTGGGAACACATTCGATTTTAAATGAGCAAGTACAGTTTGCTAAACTTGCATTAGGAATAATTGATGAACAACATCGATTTGGAGTATTGCAGAGACAATGTTTGTTGGCCAAAAATCAGATTTCCACACCACATCTACTAGTGATGTCAGCCACACCTATTCCTAGAACCTTAGCATTGGCGCTATACGGCAACCTTGAAGTTTCTAGGATAGAAAGTATGCCTGAGGGGAGAAAGCCCGTAAAGACTCTGCTATATACCTTAGAAATGCGTGATAAAATTTATCAAGGTGCTTGCAGGCAACTTGCTTTAGGGCGACAAGTATATGTAGTCTGTCCGTTAATTGAAGGTGAAGACGAGGAAGAAGAAATAAGTTCTGTTTTAAAGACACATAAGTTTTTGAAAGAGAAATATTTTTCTAAATATAATTGCGCGATTTTACATGGCAAGCTTGCAAGTAAAGAGAAAGATAAGGTAATGCTAGGGTTTATTACTGGCGAAATTCAAATATTAATTAGTACAACTGTTATTGAAGTCGGAATAAATGTTCCCAATGCCAGTTTAATGATTATCGAGAATGCTGAATTTTTTGGGTTAGCACAACTGCATCAATTGCGGGGCCGAGTAGGCCGGGGCAGTGAACAGTCTTACTGTGTTTTATTAAGTGAAAGTAGTAAGCAAGATAGCTGGGAAAGATTAGAACTCATGGTAAAATATACAGATGGTTTTAAATTGGCGGAAGAAGATTTGCGATTGCGAGGCGCGGGGGAAATGTTAGGCGAACAGCAACATGGCTTGTCAGATTTCCTGATGGCTGATATCATAAGAGATAGCGAGTTAATTTTAAGAATAAGCTCTTATCTGCAGAACAATAAAGATAATTTAGAGTTATTCGAAGCTTTGCAAAAGAGTAAGTTGAATTCTTTTGTGACCCAAGAATTTTTTCAGCGCTTAAACTAA
- the rpmB gene encoding 50S ribosomal protein L28: protein MANVCKLCGKGETSGFNVSHSHRKTKRTWKPNIQKVKAQVNGSVERINVCTRCLRSDKVTRAV from the coding sequence ATGGCAAATGTTTGTAAGCTTTGTGGAAAAGGTGAAACTAGTGGTTTTAATGTGAGTCACTCTCATAGAAAAACAAAACGCACTTGGAAACCAAATATCCAAAAAGTAAAAGCTCAAGTTAATGGTTCTGTAGAACGCATCAATGTTTGCACTCGCTGCTTACGTTCTGACAAAGTAACTCGTGCTGTCTAA
- a CDS encoding TVP38/TMEM64 family protein, translating into MRIKTESKINLALIAALICVLVGIHTAMPDFYQKLFYLSTQGDVDKIIDFFRSFGVWAILISFIVDVIVNSLGFLPSIFISTANGILFGLPLGILISWTAESVGVIISFFVMRFLLRDTALLIISKSKRLHDLDTLSSKNGFQFMVAARTMPYFPSGILTALGAVSGISTRDYILATFIGKFPSTALEVVVGHDVVNYQDNLNRLTFIIIIVIAIYLFIWYKKQRKNKNSG; encoded by the coding sequence ATGAGAATAAAAACAGAAAGTAAAATAAATTTAGCCTTAATAGCGGCACTAATTTGTGTATTAGTAGGTATTCATACGGCTATGCCTGACTTTTACCAAAAATTATTTTACTTATCGACCCAAGGTGATGTAGATAAAATAATTGATTTTTTTCGCTCTTTTGGTGTTTGGGCGATTTTAATTAGTTTTATCGTGGATGTAATTGTAAATAGTTTAGGTTTTTTGCCATCTATTTTTATTTCAACGGCTAATGGCATTTTGTTTGGTTTGCCTCTAGGGATTTTAATTTCTTGGACGGCTGAGTCCGTGGGCGTTATTATTAGTTTTTTTGTTATGCGTTTTTTGTTGCGTGATACAGCATTATTAATAATAAGCAAAAGTAAACGCTTGCATGATTTAGATACTTTAAGTAGCAAAAATGGTTTTCAGTTTATGGTTGCCGCTAGAACTATGCCTTATTTTCCTTCGGGAATTTTAACCGCACTTGGAGCAGTTAGTGGCATTAGTACGCGAGATTACATTTTAGCAACTTTTATTGGCAAGTTTCCCTCGACAGCTTTAGAGGTTGTAGTAGGGCATGATGTAGTAAATTATCAAGATAATTTAAATAGGTTAACTTTTATTATAATTATTGTTATAGCAATTTATTTATTTATTTGGTATAAAAAACAAAGAAAAAATAAAAATAGTGGGTGA
- the folE2 gene encoding GTP cyclohydrolase FolE2 codes for MKDVQNELAKVKLPIKKVGINKLVWPLSVKIQGDLQPTVAKFDMAVDLDKEIRGTHMSRFIETLKDIKILEQKSLEKILSDLKTRLKSKKSYLKVQFTGFINKTAPKSKKQALVDIECAYIANLGKNLKVNTFVKVPVNTLCPCSKEISKYGAHNQRAIVSIEVSSDKIYSIEKLVEIADLGASTPIYSLLKRVDEQYVTEQAYENPMFVEDAVREIGLALEQLNDLDWYRVSVESIESIHNHNAFACIEKNSK; via the coding sequence ATGAAGGATGTCCAAAACGAATTGGCTAAAGTTAAACTGCCAATAAAAAAGGTTGGGATTAATAAATTAGTCTGGCCCTTGAGTGTGAAAATTCAAGGCGATTTACAGCCCACTGTGGCAAAGTTTGATATGGCAGTAGATTTAGATAAAGAAATTCGCGGGACACATATGAGCCGCTTTATTGAAACTTTAAAAGATATTAAAATTTTAGAGCAAAAATCATTAGAAAAAATCTTAAGTGATTTAAAAACCCGCTTAAAAAGTAAAAAATCTTATTTAAAAGTTCAGTTTACTGGGTTTATTAATAAAACCGCTCCGAAAAGCAAAAAACAAGCGTTGGTTGATATTGAATGTGCCTATATTGCCAATTTAGGTAAAAATTTAAAGGTTAATACTTTTGTTAAAGTACCAGTAAACACATTATGTCCTTGTTCGAAAGAAATTAGCAAATATGGAGCACATAATCAGCGAGCAATTGTAAGTATTGAGGTAAGCAGTGATAAAATCTACTCCATTGAAAAGTTGGTAGAAATTGCTGATTTAGGTGCAAGTACACCTATTTACTCCTTGTTAAAAAGAGTTGATGAACAATATGTAACTGAACAAGCATACGAAAACCCGATGTTTGTTGAAGATGCGGTGCGAGAAATTGGCTTGGCTCTAGAACAACTAAATGATTTGGATTGGTATAGAGTTAGTGTGGAGAGTATTGAGAGTATTCATAACCACAACGCATTTGCCTGTATAGAAAAAAATAGTAAATAA
- a CDS encoding zinc-ribbon domain-containing protein, protein MRVVGAGSCFESRKYHVADSKAWDFVCQIVTELEIKISQLDYENYVIKGQDQKENNYTIGIKPIAEQVEVIIDVAGKKARLFGFNNNVKSVEIFFGKFEKLLEIYEQGKICPNCQANIAKEVKFCPECGTPQ, encoded by the coding sequence ATGAGAGTTGTAGGAGCAGGAAGTTGTTTTGAGTCCAGAAAATACCATGTGGCTGACAGTAAAGCTTGGGATTTTGTTTGTCAAATAGTTACAGAATTAGAGATTAAAATTTCTCAACTTGATTACGAGAATTATGTAATAAAAGGTCAGGATCAGAAAGAAAATAATTATACAATAGGTATAAAACCTATTGCGGAGCAAGTAGAAGTGATAATTGATGTTGCGGGTAAAAAAGCTCGACTGTTTGGATTTAACAACAATGTGAAAAGTGTAGAGATTTTTTTTGGTAAATTTGAAAAACTTTTAGAAATTTACGAACAAGGTAAGATTTGCCCGAATTGTCAAGCTAATATTGCCAAAGAAGTTAAATTTTGTCCTGAATGTGGCACGCCACAGTAA